A section of the Pimelobacter simplex genome encodes:
- the lipB gene encoding lipoyl(octanoyl) transferase LipB yields the protein MTLTFREDGLGPDFIDYVTAWDLQRELHAEVVAGERSDTVLLLEHPAVFTASRRTAEHERPTDTGGAPVIEVDRGGKITFHGPGQLVGYPIVRLPDHVKVVDYVRRLEEAIIAVCAELGVTTARIPGRTGVWLKADERGGERKIAAIGIRVRNGVAMHGFSLNCDVDLSWYDRFVPCGIADADVTSLSAELGRDVPVREVVASVRRHLDELLAWGPYVATPDYEPRPDPAKTPPPVGVAVLSYPAR from the coding sequence GTGACGCTCACTTTCCGCGAGGACGGGCTCGGACCGGACTTCATCGACTACGTCACCGCCTGGGACCTCCAGCGCGAGCTCCACGCCGAGGTCGTCGCCGGCGAGCGGAGCGACACCGTGCTGCTCCTGGAGCACCCGGCGGTCTTCACGGCCAGCCGGCGTACCGCCGAGCACGAGCGGCCCACCGACACCGGTGGCGCGCCGGTCATCGAGGTCGACCGCGGCGGCAAGATCACGTTCCACGGCCCCGGTCAGCTCGTGGGCTACCCCATCGTCCGGCTGCCCGACCACGTCAAGGTCGTCGACTACGTCCGCCGCCTCGAGGAGGCGATCATCGCGGTCTGCGCCGAGCTCGGCGTCACGACCGCGCGCATCCCGGGCCGCACGGGCGTCTGGCTCAAGGCCGACGAGCGGGGCGGCGAGCGCAAGATCGCGGCCATCGGCATCCGGGTCCGCAACGGCGTCGCGATGCACGGCTTCTCGCTCAACTGCGACGTCGACCTGAGCTGGTACGACCGCTTCGTGCCCTGCGGCATCGCCGACGCCGACGTCACCTCCCTGAGCGCCGAGCTGGGCCGCGACGTGCCGGTGCGCGAGGTCGTCGCCTCCGTACGACGCCACCTCGACGAGCTGCTCGCCTGGGGGCCCTACGTGGCGACGCCCGACTACGAGCCGCGCCCCGACCCGGCCAAGACTCCCCCGCCCGTCGGCGTGGCGGTGCTCAGCTACCCCGCACGCTGA
- a CDS encoding ABC transporter ATP-binding protein: MSDLVIETTGLRKEFRTVRGGQRVAVQNLDLAVPAGGGVHGFLGPNGSGKTTTIRMLLGLARPTRGTMRLFGQPVPELLPQVIDRVGAVVESPKFSPNFSGRLNLQLLADAIGTPRGRVDEALETVQLGGRDKDRYKSYSLGMKQRLAIAATLLKRPDLLILDEPTNGLDPAGIREIRETIRGLGEAGVTVLLSSHILAEVQQVCTSATIIGNGRLLASGRVDDLLGTTTAHRVVVPEPERAVGVLQAAGLSAVVVAGADHERPHEVRVETEDATRITQTLSGAGIWLTELTPLRPDLETFFLALTDAERLGADR, from the coding sequence GTGAGCGACCTGGTCATCGAGACGACGGGGCTCCGCAAGGAGTTCCGCACCGTCCGCGGCGGACAGCGCGTCGCCGTGCAGAACCTCGACCTGGCGGTGCCCGCCGGCGGCGGGGTGCACGGCTTCCTGGGCCCCAACGGGTCCGGCAAGACCACGACGATCCGGATGCTGCTCGGCCTGGCCCGGCCCACTCGCGGCACGATGCGCCTGTTCGGCCAGCCGGTCCCCGAGCTGCTCCCCCAGGTCATCGACCGGGTCGGCGCGGTCGTGGAGTCGCCGAAGTTCTCCCCCAACTTCAGCGGGCGGCTCAACCTCCAGCTGCTCGCCGACGCCATCGGTACGCCGCGCGGCCGCGTCGACGAGGCGCTCGAGACCGTCCAGCTCGGCGGTCGCGACAAGGACCGCTACAAGTCCTACTCGCTGGGCATGAAGCAGCGGCTCGCCATCGCCGCGACCCTCCTCAAGCGCCCCGACCTGCTCATCCTCGACGAGCCGACCAACGGGCTCGACCCGGCCGGCATCCGGGAGATCCGCGAGACCATCCGCGGCCTGGGCGAGGCGGGCGTCACCGTGCTGCTGAGCTCGCACATCCTCGCCGAGGTGCAGCAGGTGTGCACCTCGGCCACGATCATCGGCAACGGCCGGCTGCTGGCCTCGGGACGGGTCGACGACCTGCTCGGGACGACGACGGCCCACCGGGTCGTCGTACCGGAGCCGGAGCGGGCGGTGGGCGTGCTCCAGGCCGCCGGGCTCAGCGCCGTGGTCGTCGCCGGAGCCGACCACGAGCGGCCGCACGAGGTGCGCGTCGAGACCGAGGACGCCACCCGGATCACCCAGACGCTCAGCGGCGCCGGGATCTGGCTGACCGAGCTGACCCCGCTGCGCCCGGACCTGGAGACGTTCTTCCTCGCGCTCACCGACGCCGAGCGGCTGGGGGCGGACCGATGA